In Mucilaginibacter celer, one DNA window encodes the following:
- a CDS encoding response regulator, producing MLKFSFRQQVLAGFTVSIILVFIVGILSFNSLIKFEEDNTWVDHTQKVIHTSTSLLQELIDAETGMRGYGATNKKVFLDPYNAALPKIADDLANLKDMVKDNPMQIKRVDSINKLVKDQLLILKTNIETREAQGLDYMVQRNMFLNGKENMDHIRMLIDHMTNAEERLLGNRKESSQEASTFAKIVIACGSLVFLLIILMLFFYIQKTFDQQKKIEEEIRVANIELGRVLADNEAKNWLLTGTAALNEKMQGQQAEKELSANILSEVCTYTNAVAGTFYLYNEASDRLELYASYAFHNPDFVKKSVRFGEGWLGQAAANGKATVVKGKINDKLELSSSVLKTDLTETFIVPFYFDKKLKGVMEVAFNEDLAANKSQYILAVANDIGIAINTAQARTIMHDLYEETQQQAEELEAQQEELRVTNEELVQKTEELQASEEELRVQQEELRTTNAELEEKASLLEEKNQAIEEARRAIDIKVQELETTGKYKSEFLANMSHELRTPLNSILVLARILKDNKPLNLSEDQIKYASVIFNAGNDLLTLINDILDLSKIESGKLDMQNEDIKVADIVNDMEMLFAEVAGNKHINYTTAISKDLPATIFTDKVRLEQVIKNLLSNAFKFTPENGSISINVKRGAAPKTVSFTIKDSGIGIPAEKQRVIFEAFQQADGSTSRKYGGTGLGLSISRELAYLLGGSITLSSEPGIGSEFTLTVPYEAKIVQHVEEVLPTAETFKPVAEVLPQIKPAPRDPGREPLVVIVEDDKNFANILQDYARDHGYKSIMVYEGTRAVETIKEAKPDAVVLDIMLPGKDGWQILKELKNDEETMHIPVHLMSAGDAAANRVRREGAINFLKKPINTETLDKLFADIMVQSGTRFKQILLVEDHKAQSQALKDLMQSQGITVDQAFDGESAFRMLHENEYQCVILDLNLPDISGLDLLDKIKEVERFLALPVIINTAMELDKTSVNRLMQYANAMVVKTNKSSDRLIDEVNLFLNKISETAANNSPQPATLKPKMVTKSKDSIKGKKVLIVDDDMRNIFALSSALQGYDFNVEIANDGEEALTKLEEIRDIDIVLMDIMMPKMDGYEATRQIRKQNKWAKLPVIALTAKAMKDDREKCIAAGANDYITKPVDMDRLISLMQLWLES from the coding sequence ATGTTAAAGTTTTCTTTTCGCCAGCAGGTTTTAGCGGGCTTCACGGTTTCTATTATCCTTGTTTTTATAGTTGGCATTTTGTCGTTCAACAGCCTGATTAAATTTGAAGAGGATAATACCTGGGTTGATCATACCCAAAAGGTTATTCATACCTCAACCAGTTTATTACAGGAATTGATTGATGCCGAAACCGGGATGCGTGGCTACGGTGCTACCAACAAAAAGGTATTTCTTGATCCTTATAATGCTGCTTTGCCTAAAATAGCCGATGACCTTGCCAATTTAAAAGATATGGTTAAGGATAATCCTATGCAGATAAAACGCGTAGATTCGATTAACAAACTGGTGAAGGATCAGTTGCTGATCCTGAAAACAAATATCGAAACCCGAGAAGCGCAGGGTTTGGATTACATGGTGCAGCGTAATATGTTTTTAAATGGCAAGGAGAATATGGACCACATCCGGATGCTTATTGACCACATGACCAATGCCGAGGAACGACTGCTTGGCAACCGTAAGGAAAGCTCACAGGAAGCTTCAACATTTGCCAAAATAGTGATAGCCTGCGGCTCGCTGGTGTTTCTCCTCATCATCCTGATGCTGTTCTTCTACATCCAGAAAACATTCGATCAGCAAAAGAAAATAGAAGAAGAGATCAGGGTTGCCAATATTGAACTTGGCCGCGTACTTGCCGATAATGAAGCCAAAAACTGGCTGCTTACCGGCACCGCTGCTCTCAACGAAAAAATGCAGGGCCAGCAGGCCGAAAAAGAATTGTCGGCCAACATCCTGTCGGAAGTTTGTACGTATACCAACGCAGTAGCGGGCACGTTTTATTTGTATAATGAGGCCAGCGATAGGCTTGAGCTTTATGCTTCGTATGCTTTCCATAATCCAGATTTTGTTAAAAAATCAGTACGTTTTGGCGAAGGCTGGCTGGGCCAGGCAGCCGCAAACGGAAAGGCTACCGTTGTAAAAGGAAAAATTAACGATAAACTTGAATTATCATCATCGGTATTAAAAACTGATTTGACGGAAACATTCATCGTTCCTTTCTACTTTGATAAAAAGCTGAAGGGTGTAATGGAGGTGGCCTTTAACGAAGATCTGGCCGCCAATAAATCGCAATACATTCTGGCTGTGGCCAATGATATAGGCATAGCAATAAATACTGCGCAGGCACGTACCATTATGCACGATCTGTACGAAGAAACCCAGCAACAGGCCGAAGAACTGGAAGCACAACAGGAAGAACTGCGTGTTACCAACGAAGAACTGGTTCAAAAAACCGAAGAACTGCAGGCATCTGAAGAAGAACTACGCGTACAGCAGGAAGAATTGCGCACCACCAATGCTGAACTGGAAGAGAAAGCCAGCTTGTTGGAAGAAAAGAACCAGGCCATTGAAGAAGCCCGCCGCGCTATCGACATTAAAGTTCAGGAACTGGAAACTACAGGTAAATATAAATCGGAGTTTTTGGCCAATATGAGCCACGAATTGCGCACGCCCCTTAACAGTATCCTGGTACTGGCCCGCATCCTGAAAGATAATAAACCGCTCAACCTGTCGGAAGATCAGATCAAATATGCCAGCGTAATATTCAATGCCGGTAACGATTTGTTGACCCTTATTAATGATATCCTCGACTTGTCAAAAATTGAATCGGGCAAGCTGGATATGCAGAATGAGGATATCAAGGTAGCCGATATTGTAAACGATATGGAAATGTTATTTGCCGAGGTGGCGGGTAACAAGCATATCAATTATACCACAGCCATAAGTAAAGACCTACCGGCTACTATATTTACCGATAAGGTGCGTCTTGAGCAGGTAATTAAAAACCTGTTGAGCAACGCGTTTAAATTTACACCCGAAAACGGATCGATATCCATCAACGTTAAGCGGGGTGCGGCGCCCAAAACTGTCAGCTTTACCATAAAAGATTCGGGTATTGGCATCCCGGCCGAGAAGCAGCGTGTGATATTTGAAGCCTTTCAGCAGGCCGATGGGTCAACCAGTCGTAAATATGGTGGCACCGGTTTAGGCTTATCTATCAGCCGCGAGCTTGCCTATCTGTTGGGCGGTAGCATAACCCTGAGCAGCGAACCGGGGATAGGCAGCGAATTTACACTTACTGTGCCATACGAGGCAAAAATTGTTCAGCATGTTGAAGAGGTATTGCCAACAGCCGAAACCTTTAAACCTGTTGCCGAGGTTTTGCCACAAATAAAACCTGCACCACGCGATCCGGGCCGCGAACCTTTGGTAGTTATTGTGGAGGATGATAAAAACTTTGCCAATATATTGCAGGATTATGCCCGCGATCATGGTTATAAATCTATCATGGTATACGAAGGCACACGCGCGGTTGAAACCATAAAAGAGGCTAAGCCCGATGCTGTGGTGCTGGATATTATGCTGCCGGGCAAAGATGGCTGGCAAATTTTAAAGGAGTTGAAAAATGATGAGGAAACTATGCATATCCCGGTACACCTGATGTCGGCCGGCGATGCGGCGGCCAATCGCGTTCGTCGTGAGGGCGCCATCAATTTCCTTAAAAAACCAATTAATACCGAAACGCTGGATAAGCTTTTTGCCGATATTATGGTGCAAAGCGGTACACGTTTTAAACAGATCCTGCTGGTTGAAGATCATAAAGCCCAAAGCCAGGCACTAAAAGATTTGATGCAAAGCCAGGGCATTACGGTAGATCAGGCTTTCGATGGCGAGTCAGCATTCAGGATGTTGCATGAAAACGAGTACCAGTGCGTAATTCTTGATCTTAACCTGCCGGATATTTCGGGGTTGGATTTGTTGGATAAAATTAAAGAGGTTGAACGCTTTTTGGCATTGCCCGTGATTATCAACACCGCCATGGAGCTTGATAAAACATCAGTTAACCGCCTGATGCAGTACGCCAACGCCATGGTGGTAAAAACCAATAAATCGTCAGACAGGCTTATAGACGAGGTGAATTTGTTCCTGAACAAAATAAGTGAAACCGCGGCCAATAACAGCCCGCAACCCGCAACTCTAAAACCAAAAATGGTTACCAAAAGTAAAGACAGTATTAAGGGTAAAAAAGTGTTGATAGTGGATGATGATATGCGCAATATTTTTGCATTAAGCAGTGCCTTGCAGGGTTATGACTTCAATGTAGAGATAGCTAACGACGGAGAAGAAGCACTAACCAAACTGGAAGAGATCAGAGATATTGACATTGTATTGATGGATATTATGATGCCGAAAATGGATGGTTACGAAGCAACAAGGCAAATTCGTAAACAAAACAAATGGGCGAAGTTACCTGTAATAGCCTTAACAGCAAAGGCCATGAAAGACGACCGCGAAAAATGCATAGCGGCGGGCGCCAACGATTACATTACCAAACCTGTTGATATGGACAGGCTGATATCGCTGATGCAGTTGTGGCTTGAAAGTTAA
- the gldC gene encoding gliding motility protein GldC translates to MKTAEIKLTVTLDDNNVPEHILWESTDSTNKEALPVKSMMLALWDQSYKNTLRIDLWTKDMPVDEMKRFFYETLQTMGDSFLRATGEKNIVEDLRDYCAHFADKMEITQK, encoded by the coding sequence ATGAAAACCGCTGAAATAAAGCTTACCGTTACCCTTGATGATAATAACGTTCCTGAACATATCCTTTGGGAATCGACCGACTCGACCAATAAAGAAGCGTTGCCTGTAAAATCAATGATGCTTGCCCTGTGGGATCAAAGCTATAAAAATACCCTGCGCATCGACCTTTGGACCAAAGATATGCCGGTTGATGAGATGAAACGTTTCTTCTACGAAACCCTTCAAACCATGGGCGACAGCTTTTTACGCGCCACCGGCGAAAAAAACATAGTAGAAGACCTGCGCGACTACTGTGCCCACTTTGCCGATAAAATGGAGATCACTCAAAAATAA
- a CDS encoding DEAD/DEAH box helicase, translating into MAVTFDDFKFNRQILNAIADAGYTEATPIQQKAIPPILNGQDVMGIAQTGTGKTAAYVLPIIMKLKYAQGEHARALIVSPTRELAMQIEENIKAFAAYTDLRVVLLYGGLGPKTQIEQVNKGVDIIVATPGRFMDIYLAGHIVTKTLQVLVLDEADKMMDMGFMPQINRILEVVPVKRQNLLFSATMSDKVHQLSANFLEFPTVIEVTPQATPAQTVNQHLYHVPNIKTKINLLKKLLDNEGEITKLIVFCKTRSVAEDVFKFLTRKFGETEVKVLHANKGQNTRINSINSFKNDDVKILVATDVASRGIDVSDVSHVINFDVPVVIEDYVHRIGRTGRALQSGEAITFATPSEIYYIRKIEKLIKQTIPVDNIPDDVFIEETPYEERQDQAREIDMQKRKEDPDFKGAFHEKKTLNQRKKFDANKDRSKYGSKAARQGTGKSSKGKKRH; encoded by the coding sequence ATGGCAGTAACTTTTGATGATTTTAAATTTAACCGGCAAATTCTTAACGCGATAGCCGATGCCGGTTATACCGAAGCTACGCCTATTCAGCAAAAAGCTATTCCGCCAATATTGAACGGGCAGGATGTAATGGGTATTGCGCAAACAGGTACAGGTAAAACCGCGGCCTATGTATTGCCCATTATCATGAAGCTTAAATATGCCCAGGGCGAACATGCCCGCGCGCTCATCGTATCGCCAACGCGCGAGCTGGCCATGCAAATTGAAGAGAATATCAAGGCTTTTGCAGCCTACACCGATCTGAGGGTTGTGCTGCTTTACGGCGGCCTTGGTCCTAAAACGCAAATTGAACAGGTTAACAAAGGTGTTGATATTATTGTGGCCACCCCCGGCCGGTTTATGGATATTTACCTTGCCGGCCATATCGTTACCAAAACATTACAGGTATTGGTTTTAGATGAAGCCGACAAAATGATGGATATGGGCTTTATGCCCCAGATAAACCGAATACTGGAAGTAGTCCCCGTAAAAAGGCAGAACCTGCTTTTTTCGGCTACCATGAGCGATAAGGTACATCAGCTTTCTGCAAACTTCCTGGAGTTTCCTACAGTTATTGAGGTTACACCGCAGGCTACGCCGGCGCAAACGGTTAACCAGCACTTGTACCATGTGCCCAACATCAAAACCAAAATTAACCTGCTTAAAAAGCTGTTGGATAATGAGGGCGAGATTACCAAACTAATCGTGTTTTGCAAAACCCGTTCGGTAGCCGAGGATGTGTTTAAATTTCTCACCCGTAAGTTTGGCGAGACTGAAGTGAAGGTACTTCATGCCAATAAAGGACAAAATACCCGCATCAACTCCATCAATTCATTTAAAAATGATGATGTCAAGATTTTGGTGGCTACCGATGTGGCTTCGCGCGGAATTGATGTGAGCGATGTAAGCCACGTGATCAATTTTGATGTGCCGGTGGTTATTGAAGATTATGTGCATCGTATCGGCCGGACCGGCCGGGCGCTGCAATCGGGCGAGGCTATCACCTTTGCTACGCCTTCCGAGATTTATTATATTCGTAAGATCGAAAAGCTGATCAAACAAACCATCCCGGTTGATAACATCCCGGATGATGTGTTTATTGAAGAAACACCTTATGAAGAGCGCCAGGATCAGGCCCGGGAAATAGACATGCAAAAACGCAAAGAAGATCCCGACTTTAAAGGCGCTTTCCACGAAAAGAAGACCCTTAACCAGCGTAAAAAATTTGATGCTAATAAGGATAGATCAAAGTATGGCTCAAAAGCCGCCAGGCAGGGTACAGGCAAATCATCTAAAGGCAAAAAACGTCACTAA
- a CDS encoding NmrA family NAD(P)-binding protein, translating to MKIIVTGSTGNISKPLTQTLVAAGHNVTVISNNADKTAEIEALGAKAAIGSLAYADFLTDTFTGADALYAMVPPNFGAESLRAYQIETGESYAEAIRRSGIKKVVMLSSIGAHLDSGVGPIKGIHDVEGIFSKLDGVDIKFVRAPFFFTNFYGNINLIKHQGIIGSNYDADTRLIMVHPRDIAAAIAEELQHDFTGKGVRYIVSAEATTSEVAATLGQAIGKPELPWIEFTDEQLEAGLLQAGVPAEMTRNFVEMGTAVRSAKIWEDYDKHRPTTSGKVTLQDFAKEFAVVYNA from the coding sequence ATGAAAATTATAGTAACAGGTTCAACCGGAAACATAAGCAAACCATTAACGCAAACATTAGTTGCCGCAGGCCACAATGTAACAGTAATTAGCAACAATGCAGATAAAACCGCAGAAATAGAAGCCCTTGGCGCTAAAGCCGCTATTGGTTCGTTAGCTTATGCTGATTTTTTAACCGATACATTCACTGGTGCCGATGCCCTTTATGCCATGGTTCCTCCAAATTTTGGTGCCGAAAGCCTAAGGGCATACCAAATTGAAACCGGTGAAAGCTATGCAGAAGCCATCAGGCGTTCGGGCATTAAAAAAGTTGTTATGCTGAGCAGCATCGGCGCACACCTGGACAGCGGTGTGGGCCCGATAAAGGGGATTCATGATGTTGAAGGTATTTTTAGCAAGCTGGATGGTGTTGATATAAAATTTGTCCGCGCGCCGTTCTTCTTCACCAACTTTTACGGCAATATCAATCTGATCAAACACCAGGGCATCATCGGTTCAAATTACGATGCCGATACAAGGTTGATTATGGTGCACCCAAGGGATATTGCCGCCGCCATAGCCGAAGAGCTGCAACATGATTTTACAGGTAAAGGCGTTCGTTACATTGTAAGCGCTGAAGCCACAACCAGTGAGGTAGCCGCAACTTTAGGCCAGGCCATAGGCAAGCCCGAACTGCCATGGATTGAATTTACCGACGAGCAGCTTGAAGCTGGCCTGTTACAAGCCGGCGTGCCTGCCGAAATGACCCGCAATTTTGTTGAAATGGGCACCGCCGTAAGAAGCGCAAAGATTTGGGAAGATTACGATAAGCACAGGCCAACCACATCGGGTAAGGTTACTTTGCAGGATTTTGCTAAGGAGTTTGCAGTGGTTTATAATGCATAA
- a CDS encoding winged helix-turn-helix transcriptional regulator: MTAIKESSTIQENKQAAFTACPVTYVMERIGGYWKPIILFHLLTGSKRYSEIKKSVGGITEKVLIQHLKQLENDGIIIREAKPVVPPHVTYRLSETGMGLRPVMYAMSKWAVDDSEANGIPIYRSLGDFPSEETFADM, translated from the coding sequence ATGACAGCGATAAAAGAAAGCTCGACCATACAGGAAAATAAGCAGGCAGCCTTTACAGCCTGCCCCGTAACCTATGTAATGGAGCGGATAGGCGGCTATTGGAAACCCATCATTCTGTTTCATTTATTAACCGGCAGTAAACGCTATAGCGAGATTAAAAAATCGGTAGGCGGTATAACCGAAAAAGTACTGATACAGCATTTAAAGCAACTGGAAAATGACGGCATTATCATCCGGGAGGCCAAACCTGTTGTACCGCCCCACGTAACCTATAGGCTAAGCGAAACAGGCATGGGTTTAAGGCCGGTAATGTACGCGATGTCGAAGTGGGCGGTTGATGACAGTGAAGCAAATGGAATCCCGATTTACAGGAGCCTGGGCGATTTTCCATCGGAAGAAACGTTCGCTGATATGTAA
- a CDS encoding dihydroorotase gives MSTILIKAATIVNENKQYVADVLIKDGLIDKIDSQINVQADEIINAEGLHLLPGCIDDQVHFREPGLTYKADIFSESRAAVAGGITSFMEMPNTVPNTLTQELLEDKYQIASRNSLANYSFFMGASNNNLDEVLHTDVNKVCGIKVFMGSSTGNMLVDDPHTLEKLFAQAPTLIATHCEDEATIKSNLAHYKQLLGENIPVRLHPKIRSAEACYLSSSMAIELAKKHNTRLHILHISTERETHLFDNTIPLKDKRITAEACIHHLWFTDADYETKGNYIKWNPAVKTEADRDGILKAVLDGRIDVIATDHAPHTIEEKEQAYLQAPSGGPLVQHALPAMLELYHHGKISLEKIVEKMAHNVAILFQIDKRGYIREGYWADIVLVNLNKPWNVNKNNILYKCNWSPFEGNTFRSQVTHTIVSGNLAYEGGKLIEGKNGERLSFNR, from the coding sequence ATGTCTACAATCCTGATAAAAGCAGCAACCATTGTAAATGAGAACAAACAATACGTTGCTGATGTGCTGATAAAAGATGGCCTGATTGATAAAATTGACAGCCAGATTAACGTGCAGGCCGATGAAATAATCAACGCCGAAGGCCTGCATTTACTCCCCGGTTGCATAGACGATCAGGTGCATTTTCGCGAGCCCGGCCTCACCTACAAGGCTGATATTTTCAGCGAATCGCGTGCAGCTGTGGCGGGTGGTATTACCTCATTTATGGAAATGCCGAACACCGTTCCCAACACCTTAACGCAGGAGCTTTTGGAAGATAAATACCAGATCGCTTCGCGCAATTCGCTGGCTAATTATTCCTTCTTTATGGGGGCGTCAAATAACAACCTTGATGAGGTTTTGCATACTGATGTCAACAAGGTTTGCGGTATCAAGGTATTCATGGGATCCTCTACCGGCAACATGCTGGTTGATGACCCGCATACGCTTGAAAAATTATTTGCGCAGGCACCAACTTTGATTGCAACACATTGCGAAGATGAGGCTACGATAAAGAGCAACCTGGCGCATTATAAACAACTGCTTGGCGAGAATATCCCGGTACGTTTACACCCTAAGATCAGGAGTGCGGAAGCTTGTTATTTATCATCATCAATGGCGATAGAGCTGGCAAAAAAACACAACACGCGTTTGCATATTTTACATATCTCTACAGAGCGTGAAACACATCTTTTTGATAACACCATTCCGTTAAAAGATAAACGAATTACTGCCGAAGCCTGCATCCATCACCTATGGTTTACCGATGCCGATTACGAAACCAAAGGCAACTACATTAAGTGGAATCCTGCCGTAAAAACCGAAGCCGACCGGGACGGAATTTTGAAAGCAGTTTTAGACGGCCGCATTGATGTTATTGCCACCGACCATGCCCCGCATACCATTGAAGAAAAAGAGCAAGCCTACCTGCAAGCTCCATCAGGCGGACCATTGGTTCAGCATGCCTTACCGGCTATGCTTGAGCTTTATCATCATGGCAAAATCAGCTTAGAAAAGATAGTAGAAAAAATGGCACACAACGTAGCCATCCTGTTCCAGATTGATAAACGCGGCTACATCCGCGAGGGCTACTGGGCCGACATTGTGCTGGTTAATTTAAACAAGCCATGGAACGTAAACAAAAACAACATCCTATACAAATGTAACTGGAGTCCGTTTGAAGGTAACACCTTCCGCTCGCAGGTAACGCATACTATAGTATCGGGTAATCTGGCTTATGAGGGTGGTAAACTTATTGAGGGTAAGAATGGGGAGAGGTTGAGTTTTAACAGGTAG